A single genomic interval of Magnetospirillum sp. WYHS-4 harbors:
- the bioB gene encoding biotin synthase BioB, producing the protein MNHLAKAWSREAILELFDLPFNDLLWRAHETHRRHWDVNRVQLSTLVSVKSGGCAEDCKYCGQSGHHDEVKLEATRLMPLAEVLDAAKAAKEQGASRLCMGAAWRNPKDRDMPALLEMVAGVKAAGLETCMTLGMLSDSQAEALKQAGLDYYNHNIDTSPEFYGEIVTTRTFQDRLNTLSLVRRAGLKICSGGILGMGEGREDRAGMIQALANLDPPPESVPINVLVPIPGTPLEKAPSLDPLELVRTVAVARLAMPVSRIRLSAGRNAMSDECQALCFFAGANSVFYGERLLTTDNRSGTSDDALFAKLGLAGGAAD; encoded by the coding sequence ATGAACCACCTTGCCAAGGCCTGGAGCCGGGAAGCCATTCTCGAGCTGTTCGATCTGCCGTTCAACGATCTGCTCTGGCGGGCCCACGAAACCCATCGCCGCCACTGGGACGTCAACCGGGTGCAACTCAGCACCCTGGTCTCGGTCAAGAGCGGCGGCTGCGCCGAGGACTGCAAGTACTGCGGCCAGAGCGGCCACCACGACGAGGTCAAGCTGGAAGCCACCAGGCTGATGCCCCTGGCCGAAGTCCTGGATGCCGCCAAAGCAGCCAAGGAGCAAGGCGCCTCGCGGCTCTGCATGGGCGCCGCATGGCGCAATCCCAAGGACCGGGACATGCCGGCCCTGTTGGAGATGGTGGCCGGCGTCAAGGCGGCCGGGCTGGAAACCTGCATGACGCTGGGCATGCTGAGCGACTCTCAGGCCGAAGCGTTGAAGCAGGCCGGGCTGGATTACTACAATCATAACATCGATACCTCTCCGGAGTTCTACGGCGAGATCGTCACCACCCGAACCTTCCAGGATCGGCTGAACACTCTGTCTCTGGTGCGGCGGGCGGGGTTGAAGATTTGTTCCGGCGGCATCCTGGGCATGGGCGAGGGCCGGGAGGACCGGGCCGGCATGATCCAGGCCCTGGCCAACCTGGACCCGCCGCCCGAAAGCGTGCCGATCAATGTCCTGGTTCCCATTCCCGGCACGCCGCTGGAGAAGGCCCCCAGCCTGGACCCGCTGGAATTGGTGCGCACGGTGGCGGTGGCCCGGCTTGCCATGCCGGTTTCGCGCATCCGCCTTTCGGCCGGGCGTAACGCCATGAGCGACGAATGCCAAGCGCTCTGCTTCTTCGCCGGGGCCAATTCGGTCTTCTATGGGGAACGGTTGCTCACCACCGACAACCGGTCGGGAACATCCGACGATGCCCTCTTTGCCAAGCTGGGGCTGGCGGGCGGGGCGGCGGACTAA
- a CDS encoding STAS domain-containing protein — MEFDVKVVGGERKAVLSGRLAFEDSAAFMQVLAAVRLELERSWIIDLEGLEFLDSSGIGMFLMLRDVVARAGGKLTFHRPRGQVEKALRNAGLDGIMTIEATN, encoded by the coding sequence ATGGAGTTCGACGTCAAGGTCGTGGGGGGGGAACGTAAGGCCGTGCTGTCCGGACGCTTGGCCTTCGAGGATTCGGCTGCGTTCATGCAGGTCCTCGCCGCCGTCCGCCTGGAGCTCGAACGGTCTTGGATTATCGACCTGGAAGGGCTGGAATTCCTTGACTCCAGCGGGATCGGGATGTTCCTTATGCTGCGTGACGTCGTGGCCCGGGCCGGTGGCAAACTGACCTTCCACCGCCCACGGGGACAGGTCGAGAAGGCGTTGCGCAACGCCGGACTCGACGGAATCATGACGATCGAGGCGACAAACTAG
- the bioA gene encoding adenosylmethionine--8-amino-7-oxononanoate transaminase, with product MVDNTLDLDRRHVWHPFTQAKTAPLPVPIRSAVGAVLTAEDGRQYLDLISSWWVTLHGHAHPVIAAAIADQARTLEQVIFAGFTHAPAARLAARLAHLLPEDLERVFFSDDGSTAVEVALKIALQHARNKGEERRTRFLAFAGGYHGDTVGAMSAGTGSGFFEAYRPLFFDVRTLPYPATWDGDDEVEAKERAALAAVEAALEEQGAETCALIAEPLVQGASGMRMVRPEFLRAVVARVRAAGVLAIFDEVMTGFGRTGALFACGKAAVTPDIICLSKGLTGGFLPLSATVTREGVYEAFLGETFDRALVHGHSFTANPLGCRAALASLDLLEAPETPVAWTSIEAIHRQRLADLPAAAVRRRVLGTIAAFEVDGGGEGYDAAIGPRLRAAFLEQGLLMRPLGNVVYMMPPYCITENQLHRAYDSVGSVLRSSLL from the coding sequence ATGGTAGATAACACCCTCGACCTGGATCGGCGCCATGTCTGGCATCCCTTCACCCAAGCCAAGACCGCTCCTCTCCCGGTGCCCATCCGTTCGGCGGTTGGGGCCGTGCTCACCGCCGAGGACGGGCGCCAGTATCTCGATCTGATTTCGTCCTGGTGGGTGACCTTGCACGGCCATGCCCATCCGGTCATCGCCGCGGCCATCGCCGACCAAGCGCGTACCCTTGAGCAGGTGATCTTCGCCGGATTCACCCACGCCCCCGCCGCCCGCCTGGCGGCGCGGCTGGCGCATCTGCTGCCGGAAGACCTGGAACGGGTGTTCTTTTCCGACGACGGATCGACGGCGGTCGAGGTGGCGCTCAAGATCGCCCTTCAGCACGCCCGCAACAAAGGGGAGGAGAGGCGGACCCGCTTCCTGGCTTTCGCGGGCGGCTACCACGGCGATACGGTGGGTGCCATGTCGGCGGGAACCGGCTCGGGATTCTTCGAGGCCTACCGGCCCCTGTTCTTCGATGTCCGGACGCTGCCCTATCCCGCCACCTGGGACGGCGACGACGAGGTGGAGGCCAAGGAACGAGCGGCTCTCGCCGCCGTGGAAGCGGCCCTGGAGGAGCAGGGGGCGGAGACCTGCGCCCTGATCGCCGAGCCCCTGGTCCAAGGAGCCTCGGGCATGCGGATGGTGCGCCCCGAGTTCCTGCGGGCGGTCGTCGCGCGGGTGCGGGCAGCCGGTGTCTTGGCGATCTTCGACGAAGTGATGACCGGGTTCGGCCGAACCGGCGCCTTGTTCGCCTGCGGCAAGGCCGCGGTGACGCCCGACATCATCTGTCTTTCCAAGGGGCTGACCGGGGGATTCCTGCCCCTTTCCGCTACCGTGACGCGGGAAGGAGTCTACGAGGCCTTTCTGGGCGAGACCTTCGATCGCGCCCTGGTGCACGGCCATTCCTTTACGGCCAATCCCCTGGGCTGCCGGGCGGCCTTGGCTTCCCTCGACCTGCTGGAGGCCCCGGAGACTCCCGTCGCCTGGACCTCCATCGAGGCGATCCACCGTCAGCGCCTGGCCGATCTTCCGGCGGCGGCGGTGCGAAGGCGGGTGTTGGGAACCATCGCCGCCTTCGAAGTCGATGGCGGTGGCGAGGGCTACGATGCCGCCATCGGCCCGCGCTTGCGCGCGGCCTTCCTGGAACAGGGCCTTCTGATGCGTCCGCTCGGTAACGTGGTATACATGATGCCTCCATACTGCATTACGGAGAATCAGCTACATCGCGCGTACGACTCCGTGGGTTCTGTGTTGCGGAGTTCCCTGCTATAA
- the bioD gene encoding dethiobiotin synthase, with translation MKGLFVTGTGTGVGKTVASACLAKALGADYWKPIQTGWPQDDDAAWVAAMAGAVVHPNVCRFRAPRSPHEAAAREGGMIDLGAIRRPVTDRPLVVEGAGGVLVPLNEAHCMADLMVHLGLPVVLVAATGLGTINHSLLSLEALRARGLLVAGAILTGPPDSANRQAIQDFGRVRILGELPPADPLDTTAIAGLARQFEGLAW, from the coding sequence ATGAAGGGTCTATTCGTCACCGGCACGGGTACCGGAGTCGGCAAGACGGTGGCATCGGCCTGCTTGGCGAAGGCGCTGGGAGCCGATTACTGGAAACCGATCCAGACCGGTTGGCCGCAAGACGACGACGCCGCCTGGGTGGCCGCGATGGCCGGGGCGGTGGTGCATCCCAACGTCTGTCGCTTCCGGGCCCCGCGCTCCCCCCACGAGGCAGCGGCGAGGGAGGGGGGGATGATCGACCTGGGCGCCATCCGCCGTCCGGTGACCGATCGGCCCCTGGTGGTCGAGGGGGCGGGGGGCGTCCTGGTGCCTCTCAACGAGGCTCATTGCATGGCCGACCTGATGGTTCACCTGGGCTTGCCGGTGGTGCTGGTGGCGGCGACCGGCCTGGGGACCATCAACCACAGCCTGCTCAGCCTGGAAGCCTTGCGGGCACGTGGCCTGCTGGTGGCGGGGGCGATCCTGACCGGGCCGCCCGATTCCGCCAACCGCCAGGCTATCCAGGACTTCGGCCGGGTTCGTATCCTGGGCGAACTGCCACCCGCCGATCCTTTGGACACGACCGCCATCGCCGGGCTCGCACGGCAATTCGAGGGCTTGGCATGGTAG
- a CDS encoding cysteine synthase A, with amino-acid sequence MDVRDGLLDAIGNTPLIRLRKASELTGCIILGKAEFLNPGGSVKDRAALFIVKDAEERGLLKPGGALVEGTAGNTGIGLALVGNARGYRTTIVIPETQSQEKKDMLRLCGADLREVPAVPYKDPGNYVRVSERLANEMGAVWANQFDNLANRRAHYETTGPEIWTQTEGRVDGFVSAVGTGGTLSGVGLALKERNPRIVVALADPLGSALYHHYKHGELKAEGTSITEGIGQGRITRNLEGAPVDEAFAIPDREALPLIFDLLKEEGLCLGGSTGVNVAGAIRLARQMGPGHVIVTLLCDFGTRYQSKLFNPKFLRDRDLPVPGWLE; translated from the coding sequence GTGGACGTGCGCGACGGTCTTCTGGATGCCATTGGGAACACGCCGCTGATCCGGCTGCGCAAGGCGTCGGAGTTGACCGGATGCATCATCCTGGGCAAGGCGGAATTCCTCAATCCGGGAGGATCGGTCAAGGACCGCGCCGCGCTATTCATCGTCAAGGATGCGGAAGAGCGCGGCCTGCTGAAGCCCGGCGGCGCTCTGGTCGAAGGCACCGCGGGCAACACCGGCATCGGGCTCGCCCTGGTGGGCAACGCGCGGGGATACCGCACGACGATCGTCATCCCCGAGACCCAGAGCCAGGAAAAGAAGGACATGCTGCGCCTGTGCGGCGCCGATCTGCGCGAGGTCCCGGCGGTGCCCTACAAGGACCCCGGCAATTACGTGCGGGTGTCGGAGCGCCTGGCGAACGAAATGGGCGCCGTCTGGGCCAATCAGTTCGACAACCTGGCTAACCGCCGTGCCCACTACGAGACCACCGGCCCCGAAATCTGGACCCAGACCGAGGGCCGGGTGGACGGCTTCGTCTCGGCGGTGGGCACCGGCGGCACCCTGTCGGGAGTCGGCCTGGCGCTCAAGGAGCGCAACCCCAGGATCGTGGTGGCCTTGGCCGATCCCCTGGGCTCGGCCTTGTACCATCATTACAAGCACGGGGAACTGAAGGCCGAAGGAACATCGATCACCGAAGGCATCGGCCAGGGCCGGATCACCCGCAACCTGGAAGGCGCCCCCGTCGACGAGGCCTTCGCCATCCCCGACAGGGAAGCCCTGCCTCTGATCTTCGATCTGCTGAAGGAGGAAGGCCTCTGTCTGGGTGGATCGACGGGAGTCAACGTGGCGGGTGCCATCCGCCTGGCTCGCCAAATGGGTCCCGGCCACGTGATCGTCACCCTGCTGTGCGATTTCGGCACCCGCTACCAGAGCAAGCTGTTCAATCCGAAGTTCCTGCGCGACCGCGACCTGCCGGTCCCCGGCTGGCTGGAGTAA
- the sseA gene encoding 3-mercaptopyruvate sulfurtransferase — MEFAHPEALVSADWLAEHYQDPDIRIVDATHHLPISERDAKEEFGFRHIPGAVFFDVDDICNQETDLPHMIPSPESFAERVGRLGIGNEHRVVVYDTAGGFLAAARVWWMFRLYGHVKVMVLDGGLPQWGRRRLPVEKGRKRVKGAKFKAGFNPAMVRDITQVQANLDSGAELVVDARSPRRFLGQDWEPRKCKRLGHIPGSVNLPFPELMVSRKDYLYRSPDEMADAFAKAGIDFSKTVVATCGSGLTAAVLAFGAYLLGHENVAVYDGSWAEWGNREDLPYDRSGPHPGEDGGITPAAAE, encoded by the coding sequence ATGGAATTCGCCCACCCCGAGGCTCTGGTCAGCGCCGACTGGCTGGCCGAGCATTACCAGGACCCGGATATCCGGATCGTCGACGCCACCCACCACCTGCCCATTTCGGAACGCGACGCCAAGGAGGAATTCGGGTTCCGCCACATTCCCGGCGCGGTCTTCTTCGATGTGGACGATATCTGCAACCAGGAGACAGACCTGCCGCACATGATTCCCTCACCCGAGAGTTTCGCCGAGAGGGTAGGTAGGCTCGGCATCGGCAACGAGCATCGGGTCGTGGTCTACGATACCGCTGGCGGGTTCCTCGCGGCGGCACGGGTCTGGTGGATGTTCCGGTTGTACGGCCACGTCAAGGTGATGGTGCTGGACGGCGGCCTTCCCCAGTGGGGCCGACGGAGGCTTCCGGTGGAAAAGGGCCGGAAACGCGTCAAGGGCGCCAAGTTCAAGGCCGGATTCAACCCGGCCATGGTGAGGGACATCACCCAGGTCCAGGCCAATCTCGACAGCGGCGCCGAACTGGTGGTCGACGCCCGCAGCCCGCGCCGTTTCCTCGGCCAGGACTGGGAACCTCGCAAATGCAAGCGTCTGGGTCATATCCCCGGCAGCGTCAACCTGCCTTTCCCGGAACTGATGGTATCGCGCAAGGACTATCTCTACCGCAGCCCGGATGAAATGGCGGACGCCTTCGCCAAGGCGGGGATCGACTTCTCGAAGACGGTGGTCGCCACCTGTGGCTCGGGGCTGACGGCGGCGGTCCTGGCCTTCGGCGCCTACCTGCTGGGGCATGAGAACGTGGCCGTCTACGACGGTTCCTGGGCCGAATGGGGCAACCGAGAGGACCTGCCCTACGACCGTTCCGGCCCCCATCCCGGAGAAGATGGCGGAATCACGCCGGCGGCGGCGGAGTAG